GGAGCGCCCGACCCGGATGTTGTAACTGCTGCGGATGCCGCGGCAACACATGTCGTACGAGGCGAAAAGGTAGTAGTACTCCCCGCGGCGCACGATGAACGGCGCCTCCAGCGCCTGCCGGTTGTTCGGCCCCTGTGTCACCGCCGGCCCCCGACGTGACGCGACCGAATAGAGAGTCGTGTCCGTCTCTGAGAGCAGGCCGGTCGTCGGGTCGACCCGGCGCATCTTGATCCCGCCCCAGAACGATCCCCAGCTCAGCCACGGTTGACCGTCCGCGTCGAGCGCAAGGTTGGGATCGATCGCGTTGAAGGTGCTCACGCCGGGCTCGGAGGTCACCACCGGGCCGTGGTTCTCCCAGCGATAACGCGGGTCCAGCGGATCGAGCGTCACGTTGGTCGCCAGACCGATCGCCGAGCGCTGGCTACCGAAGCTGGAGACCGAGTAGTAGAGATGGTAGCGATCGTTGAAGTAGGAGATGTCGGGCGCCCAGAGGCTGCCGCGTGACTCGGGAACGACCTCGCGGATCCACGCTGGCGCCTCCTGGAACACCCGACCGGCGTCCTCCCACGTCACGAGGTCCTCGGACCGCTTGATGGGAATGCCCCGCCCGGTCGAGAAGATGTAGTAGGTGTCGCCCGCCTTGATGATGGCGGGATCGTGCACCCGAATGTCGCCCCGCTGGGCCGCGAGGGGCGCCGCTCCGGCGGAGGAGAGCAGGACCAGCGCTGCCAGAATCGACCACACACTCGCGCGTGAGGCCGAACACAGGCGCGGCCTCATACGCCCTCCCGCCCCCTCGACCGCGGCGCGGGCGTCCCCGCCTCTGGAGCGCCGCCCTGGCGCCGGTGCCACTCCTCGCGAAAGAGATCGAAGTGATAGCTCTGCATGGGGTGTTCGCGGATGAAATCCTCGTTCAGCTCCACTCCCAACCCGGGCCCGCCGGGAATCGGGAAGTAGCCGTCCACCACTTCGGGGTAGCCCGGCCCGGTGGCCGCCTGCTTCACCCACGGATCGACGAAGTCGTTGAAGTGCTCCTGGATGCGGAAGTTGGTAGTACAGGCGGCAAGGTGCAGGCAGGCGGCGGTGCTCAGAGGTCCGCCCACGTTATGAGGCGCGAAGGTGACGTAGTGGGCCTCCGCCATCGCCGCGATCTTCTTCCCCTCCAGTAGCCCGCACGACTGGGTGATGTCAGTCTGCAAAACGTCCACGCAGCCCCGCTCGAGCAGGTCCCTGACCTCGTAGCGGGTGTGGACGCGCTCCCCCGTGGCGATAGGGATGCGGATCTTCCTCGCCGCCCTGGCGAGCGCGTCGGCGTTGTCGGGAGGCACGGGCTCCTCGATCCAGCTCGGCTCGAAGGGGGCGAGCTGGCGGGCAATGGAGGCGGCCGCCGCCGGGCTGAAGCGTCCGTGCATCTCGATCAGGATCTCCACGTCCGGCCCCACCGCATCCCGCACCGCCTCCACCAGCGAGGTCGCCAGCCGCGCCTCCCGGCGCTCCAGCTCGTAGAAGCCGGCGCCGAAGGGGTCGAGCTTCAGCGCGCGATAGCCCCGCTCCACCACGCGCTGGGCTGCCGCGTGGAACTCCTCCGGGGTCCTCTCGACCGTATACCAGCCGTTCGCGTAGGCCTTGATGCGGTCGCGGACGGCGCCTCCGAGGAGGCGATATACCGGCTGGCCGAGCGCTTTACCCATGAGATCCCAGCAGGCCATCTCCACCAGGGCGATCCCCATTCCGGCGATGTCGGCGACGCGGGCGAAATCCCCGTGAAACATGCGGTGAACGAGCCGCTCCACGTCAAAAGGATCGCTGCCGATCACGTAGCGTCCGCTCGCGGCCGCCAGGTAGGCGAGCACCGCTTCGGTGCGGTTCACGCTGCGCGCTTCGGAGACTCCCGTGAGGCCTTCGTCGGTCTCCAGCTTCAGGAACACGAGGTTTCGCCAGGGGGTGCCGAGCACCAGGGGAACCACGTTCGTGATGATCATGAGGCGACGGTTGGAGGTTGCGATCCCCGGGAAGGGCGGCGTGGACGACAACAGACTACGTCCGGAAGGTGACGATCGCGTGCCCATGAAAAGGAACCGCCGGACAAGCTGAACTTGCAGCGGCCACGCCGCCAGCGCTATCGTGCGGGCGCGGCGCCTCTCCCACACGGGCGCCTCGTTCGTCATCCACTCCGCTTACCCACCAGAATGAGGACCACCGTGCAGCAAGTCAGCCGCAAGGCACGGTTCGGCGTACGCGCCGGCGCCGGGCTCTTTCTGAGCTTTCTCCTGGGCACTGCCTGTACCGGCTCCGATGCGGAGCGGCAGGGAATGGCCCCGGTCGAGGAGGTCCCACCCTTCGAAGCCTCCGTGGTCACCCTCGATTCCCCCCAGGCCGCGCAGGCGGCCGCCGCAGCGGAACAGGCGGTGAACGCACAGGTGGCCGACGGACTGGAGCTGAGCCTCTGGGCGTCCGAGCAGCTCATTGCCGATCCGATCGCCATCTCCATCGATAGTCTGGGACGAGCCTTCGTGACCCGGACGAGCCGCACGGATCAGGCGGAGATCGATATCCGCGGGCACCAGGACTGGATGGTGGAGTCGATCACCTTCACCGATGTCGAGGACAAGCGCCGGTTCTACATGCGCGAGCTCGCGCCCGAGCGCAGCGCGGAGAACGAGTGGCTCGAGGACTACAACGGCGACGGGTCGCGGGATTGGCGCGATCTCACCGTCCACAAGGAGAGCGTCTACCGCCTCGAGGACCGCAACGGAGACGGCGTCGCCGACTTCTCCCAGAAGGTCATCGAGGGCTTCAACGACGTGATCTCCGACGTCGCGCATGGCATCCTCGCCTACGACGACCAGCTCATCCTCACCCTCTCGCCCGACATCTGGCGCCTGCGCGACGAGGACGGCGACGGGGTGATGGATACCCGACAATCCATCGCCCACGGTTCGGGTATTCACATCGGCTTCGGTGGCCACGGCCTCTCGAGCCCGGTGATCGGCCCGGACGGCAGGCTCTACTGGAAGATGGGCGACCTCGGCCTCAGCTACACCACTCCGGAGGGGGAACGCCTCGTCAACACCAACAGCGGCGCCATCATCCGGGCGGAGCCCGACGGCAGCAACATGGAGCTGTTTGCGACCGGGCTGCGCAACCCGCAGGAGTTCGCCTTCGACAAGTACGGCAACCTCATCTCGGTGGACAATGACGGCGATCACCCGGGTGAGTCGGAGCGGGTGGTCTACATCACCCAGGGCTCCGACGCCGGCTGGCGGATCAACTGGCAGTTCGGTAAGTACGTCGATCCGGACAACAACACCTACAAGGTCTGGATGGACGAGGGGCTGTACCGCCCGCGTTTCGAGGGCCAGGCGGCCTACATCACCCCGCCCATCGCCTCGTATCATCCGGGTCCGTCGGGCTTCGCCTACAACCCGGGTACGGCGCTGAGCGACGAGTGGGATGACCACTTCTTCGTCACCATCTTCCCGGGCTCGCCCAGCAACGCCCGCGTCAACGGCTTCACGCTGGAGCCGAAGGGGGCCGGCTTTGAGCTCGGCGAGGACAAAGAGGTGGTGCGCGGCGTCCTCTCTGTCGGCATCAATTTCGGGCCCGACGGCGCCCTCTATCTGACGGACTGGACCAACGGGTGGGCGCCGAATGACAGCGGCCGCGTCTGGAAGCTGGATACCCCGGCCACCGCGAATTCGGAGATTCGCCGGCAGACGCAGCAGCTCATCGCCGAGCCGTTCACCGACCGGCCAACCAACGAGCTGGTGCAGCTCCTCGAGCACGAGGATATGCGGGTGCGCCTGAAGGCCCAGTTCCACCTGGTGGACCGCGGCGCGGCGGAGGAGCTGCTCGCAGTGGCGAACGAGTCGGACAACCAGCTCGCCCGCATCCACGCCCTGTGGGGCATCGGACAGCTCTCCCGTCGCGATTTGTCGCACGCGCAGAAGCTCGTGCCTTTCCTGCAGGACGACGACGGGGAGATACGGGCCCAGGCGGCCAAGCTGTTGGGAGACGTCCGCTATGCGGAGGCCGCAGACCAGCTCGTCGCCCTGCTCGCCGACCCGGCACCGCGCGCCCGGTTCTTTGCCGCGGAGGCGCTGGGGCGCATCGGTTACCGCCCGGCGGTGCAGCCCATCGTGCAGATGCTCGCCGAGAATGACGGCGAGGACGTCTACCTCCGCCAGGCCGGCGCGACCGCCCTGGCGCGCATCGGTGACGCGAATGCGCTCGCGGCACTGGCGGACCATCCGTCGCGCGCGGTGAGGGTGGCGGCGGTCATCGCCCTGCGGCGGATGAAGGATCCTGCGATCGCCCGCTTCATGCAGGACGAGGATGAGTACGTGGTCACGGAGGCGGCGCGGGCGATCAACGACGACGGCGGCATCGAGGGGGCGCTCCCGGCGCTGGCCGCCGCGCTAGAGGAAACCCGGTTCACCAGCGAGCCGCTCCTGCGGCGGGCGATCAACGCCAACCTGCGGTTGGGCAGCGCCGAGGCCGCCCAGCGCGTCGCCGACTACGCCCTGCGGACAGACGCGCCGGACTCCCTCCGCGCCGAGGCGGTGGCGGTGCTCGGTGTCTGGCCCGCCCCGTCGATCCTCGACCGGGTAGACGGCTATCACATCGGTGCGGTGCAGCGGGACACCTCCATCGCGCGCGATGCCCTCACCCGCCTGATCGAGCCGCTCTTCGATTCCGGCAACGCCGTGATCGAGGTGGCGCTCGCCGAAGCGATCGGCCGCCTGGGGGTGATCGAGGCGGCCCCGCAGCTGCTGACCAAGGCGCAGTCCGGAGAGACACTCGAAGTCCGGATCGCCGCCATCGAGGCGCTGCAGCGGCTGGGAGATCCGCGGCTCGGCGACGCCGTTCGCACGGCGCTGACGGACGAGGAGACGCGCGTCCGGATGGCCGCGCTGACCGCTCTGACCGAGGCGAACCTCCCTGAGGATACCAAGGTGGAGCTGCTCACCTCGGTGGTACGCGAGGGGGGCGTTGCGGAGAAGCAGGCGGCGCTCGCGGCGCTCGGCGAGCTCGAGGGGGAGAGCGCCCGAGAGGCGCTCACACAGCTCGTCAACGATCTGATCGCGGGCCGGGTGGACCCGGGGATCCAGCTCGACGTGGCCGAGGCAGCTCGGGCGACCGGGCACCAGCCCTTGATCGCGCAGTTGGACCAGTACGACGCCGAGCGAAAGGCGAGCGGCGATCCGCTCGTCGAATACGGGGACGCGTTGCACGGCGGGGATGCCCGCGCGGGCCAGCGGGTCGTCTTCCAGAATCCCGCTGCGCAGTGTACCCGTTGCCACAGCATCACCGGCAACGCGGCGGGGGCTAACGTCGGACCCCCGTTGCGCGGGGTGGCCTCCAGGCTGAGCCGGCAGCAGCTGCTCGAGGCGCTCGTTGCTCCGAGTGCGAGGATCGCTCCCGGGTTCGGCACGGAGGGCTCGCCTTCCGCGATGCCTCCGATGGGCCAGATCCTCACCCGGCGCGAGATCCGCGACGTGGTGGAGTTCCTGAGCCAGCTTCAATAGCGCGGGGCAGCGTTGCTGGCACCAGGAGTAAATCGCGAAGCCCCGGCGGGCACCCGCCGGGGCTTCGAATCGCCAGTGCCGCTGGCGTTTGGACGGGTCAATCCCGTCGACGCCAACTCTCTTCTTCGCGCTCCGCCAGCAAGTCCTCCAGCGCGGCGATATCTTCCTGCCACAGGTATTTGAGACGGGGATGTAAGCGGGTGTATTCCTGCAGCCCGCGGAGGAGGCAATGAAGGTCCACCCCTTCGAAATCCTCCCGGAAAGCTTCGAGCAGAGCCTCCTGGCGACCTTTGATCCAGAGGATCTCGCCGTCGTGCATGCGCATGCCGATGGCTTCACCGTCGGTGATGTACTCGACGGCGTTTCGCCACGGCATGACGTCGCGCACTTTGAGTCCGTTCGGAAGTCTGCGGGGGAGGTAGAAGCGATCGGGGAGGCGGATCCTGCGAATCCGGCGGTTCCTCCCGACCTCGAGGGGGTTGGATACCGTGGGCGTGCTCATCGGCTCCTCCGTACGGCTTCCCGGATCGCCACGGCGACTCGGCATCGCCGATCGGCGTATCGGGGAAGGGGTGGATGGGTGGACGGTAAGCATCATCTCCTGGACACGGTTCTCGCGGGACGGCCCAAGTCTGCGACCGTCCTGAGCTTCCACAGCCTATGGCAAGTTGGGCGCCACTGGAGGTGAAGTGCTCGCCGACGGCGTCGCGCCATCGTATCCTATCGGCTATTCCGAGTGATCTGCGCCCGGGTGTCTCCGTCCGAAGGGCGAAGCCCCCAGCTTCAGCGGAGGCGCCCGCGTGATCTGCTCCCCATCTCCTTCCGGGAACGTCCTATGGCTCCAATCCAGCGAATCACGATGGTTCTGACTCTCCTCGCGGCGCTCTGCTCGGCGACCCCTCTGAGAGGTCAGGAGCCCGCCCGCGATCAGGACGCGGAAGCCCGCGCACGGCAGGAAAGGCTGCTGAACGACTGGGCGAACCTCGCGCGTTATCGAGAGGAGAACGCGGCTCTGGGGGATCCGAAGCCGGGAGAGCAGCGGGTGGTCTTCATCGGGAACTCGATCACCGAGGGGTGGGCCCGCTACTTCGACGAGCAGTTCCCCGGCAAGCCCTACATCGGACGGGGGATCGGCGGTCAGACCACGCCGCAGATGCTGGTGCGCTTCCGCCAGGACGTGATCGACCTGAAGCCCGCGGTGGTGGTCATTCTCGCGGGGACGAACGACATCGCGGGGAACACGGGCCCATCCACCCCGGAGATGATCCAGGGGAACCTGGCTTCCATGGCGGAGCTTGCCCGTGCCCACGGGATCGAGGTGGTCCTCTCCTCCATCCTGCCCGCCTCCGACTATCCCTGGCGTCCCGGCCTGAACCCCGGCCCGAAGATCGTGGCCATCAACGAGTGGCTGAAGCAGTACGCGGAGGAGAACGACTTCGTCTACCTGGACTACCATTCCGCCATGGTCAACGACGAGCTCGGCCTTTCCCCGGAGCTAGCGCGGGACGGGGTGCACCCGACCGAGGCCGGCTACCAGATCATGGCGCGGCTCGCTGAGGAAGCCATCGCCAAGGCACTCGCCAAGCGCGCAGGTCGGTCGCAGTAACGGTTGCGGTTCGGGAGCTACGCGGGCGCATGGGGCGTCTGCGGCTGTCTCATCGGCAGACGAGGGGGGCCGGGTACCGGATCATCGTCGCGTCCGGCCGGTATGTGGATGGGTAGAAAGAGGATGGGCCGGCCGAGGCGCCGGCCGTGGTGAACCGCAACGTCAGAGAATGATCGTGATCCCTTGTTTCCGGCAATCGATGCGAGCGCTGCGCCCTTTTTGTGCCGCTCTGCTGTTGCCAGCGGTGCTCATCGGCTGCCGGGATCGTTCGCGTGTGGCCCAAGCCGGCGGCGAAGCGCCGGAAGAGAGCCGCTTCACCCGCACCTTCGTGGCGGAGGGGCTCGACGAGCCGATGGCGATGGATTTCGATGCGGACGGCCGGGTCTACGTCATCGAGCGCACCGGGGGGTTGCGGCGGATCGACCCCGAGACGGGGGAGAACGTCACCCTCGGCAAGATTCCCGTCTTCACGGACGGTGAGGGCGGGTTGCTGGGAATCCTGCTCGACCGCGACTTCGAGCGGACCCGGCGGCTCTTCCTCTACTACACGGCGGCCGGCGACGAGCGCATCGCCCGCCTTTCCCGGTTCAATCTTGGCCCCGACGGAATGCTCGATCCGAGCTCGGAGAAGGTGTTGCTGAGCTGGGAGCACGATGTCGCCTCGCACATGGGCGGGGGGATGGCCTGGGAGCCGGGAACCGGGAATCTCCTGCTGGCAGTCGGCGAGAACTCCATCCCCACCCAGTACACACCCATCCACTGGACGGAGCCGGGCGGGCGCCGCGAGGACTCACAGCGCACCGCCGCCAACACCAACGACCTCAGAGGCAAGATCCTCCGCATCCACCCGGAGGAGGACGGCAGCTACACGATCCCGGAGGGCAACCTATTTCCGCCGGGCACGCCCGGAACTCGTCCGGAGATCTATACCATGGGGAACCGCAATCCGTGGCGGATCTCCTTCGACTCGGAGCGCGGGTCGCTTCACTGGGGCGAGATCGGACCCGACGCTGGGCGCGATTCGGCAGGAATTGGCCCGCGGGGCTACGACGAGTTCAACGTGGCCACCGGACCGGGCAATTTCGGGTGGCCGTACTTCATCGGGTACAACCTCGCCTACAACAGCTACGATCGAGAGACGGGCACCTACGGCCCCCCTTTCGATCCCGAGCATCCGCAGAACCTCTCGCCCAACAATACCGGGCTGCGAGACCTTCCGCCGGCGCAACCGGCGGTTCTCGCTTACCCGTACGCGGTCTCGGAGGAGTTTCCGCAACTCAGCAGCGGCGGACGGGCGGCCGTGGGCGGACCGGTGTTCCGCAAGGCGGACTTCGCCGATGCTCCGCGCCCGTTCCCCGACTACTACGAGGGCGGCTGGTTCGTAGTGGACTTCGTCCGCAACTGGATCATGGTCCTGCGGCTGAACGACGAGCTGACGCGGGTGGTCTCGATGGAGCGCTTCCTGCCCCGGGAGCGCTACAACATGCCCATCGACATGCGCTTCTCGCCGCTGGGCGACCTGTACGTGCTGGAGTACGGGGCGGCTCCGAGCGGTCGACTTTCCCGCATCTCCTACAATGCCGGGAATCGTCCACCGGTCGTGACGCTGGCGGCGGATCGCACGGCGGGCGCCGTTCCGCTGCGGGTGGCGTTGTCCACGGCGGGCACCGTTGACCCCGATGGCGACGAGCTCTCGTTTGACTGGGAGCTGACCGCTCCGGGTACGGCTTCCGGCGCTTCGCCCTCCCTGCGCGGCGAGCGTCCGGAGCTGACCCTCACGGAGCCCGGCGAGTACCGCGTGCGCCTCGTTGGCACGGACCCGGGGGGAGCGAGCGACACCGCCTCGCTGGTGATCCTGGCGGGCAACGAGCCGCCCTCGGTGGACCTGACGATCACCGCCGGGAACCGCAGCTTCTACTTCGTCGGCGATACGATCGCTTACACCGTCGACGTCGCGGACCAGGAGGATGGGTCCCTCAGCCAGGGCGGGATCGCGGCGGCGGCGGTCGACGTGACGCTGGAGTTCCTGCCCTCGGGGATCAGTGGCGAGGATCTCGAAGGGATCGACAGCGTGCCGGCCACGGTATCGATGCGGAAGGCGCGGGCCGAGGGGATCATGGCGGGGAGTGACTGCGCTGCCTGTCACAGCGTGGACGCGCCTCTGGTCGGCCCCGCGTTCGGCCAGGTGGCCGAGCGTTACCGCGAGGATCCCCAGGCGATTCCGTATCTGACGCAGAAGATCATCGCCGGAGGGAGCGGGGTCTGGGGGGATGTGCCCATGCCCGCCCACCCGGGGCTGAGCACGGCGCAGGCTCGAACGCTTGCGGAGTACGTGCTCTCCCTGGGCGACGAAGCCTCGGGGCCGCTGCCAATTCCGCCGAGGGGGTCGGTCGTGCTCGATCCGGGTGAGCCCGCCCGTCCGGGCTCGGCCTACCTCCTGCGCGCGAGCTATACCGATCAGGGTGCGCCCGGTGCGGCGCCGATCCGGGAGGCGCAGACGATCCTGCTCCGCTATCCGCGCTTCGCGCCGGAAGAAGCGGATTCGATATCCGAGGGGACCTCCTTCACACCGTCGACCAACGACCCTGGCTTCATCATCAATGCCGACGGGGCGCACCTTGGTTTCCGCGGGGTCGATCTGGAGGGGATCGGAGCGATCGAGGTCGGGGCGCTGACCCGCTTCTACACCTGGTCGCACTTCATTGGCGGGAGCATGGAGGTGCGGCTCGACGCCGTCGACGGATCGCTCATCGGTGGCCCGGTGGAGCTCGTGCCGCCGCCGCCGCCGGCACCGAGAGGGGATCCGGGGCAGGCTGCGCCGTCCGCGGGGATGGTGCTCGGCGCTGACCTGGAGCCGCCGACCCGCATCCCCATCCGGGCCACGACGGGATTGCACGACGTCTACATCGTCTTCCGCAATCCTGACGCACGGGAAACCGACGCCCTCATGCTGCTCCGTTCGATTGAGTTCCTCAGGGGAGAGCCGGGCCAGTGAGTGTTCTGCGCCGGTTCACCCGTTGCTTCCGTAGCGCCGGCGCGGGCGAACGCGCCACGCGGGCTGTTGGACGAGCGGTCCGGGGCTGTAGATGCGCCGCCCGGACGGGTGCGAGGGCAACCGCGATCGTTACCATCTGCTGGAGCGCCGGCCTCGCCGCGTGCGCTCCGTCGGTCCGCCCGCCTGCGTCGGCCCCGCCGGGATTCGTTTCGCTTTTCGACGGGCGCACCCTGAACGGCTGGCACGTCAGCCGGACCTCTCACCAGGGCACCACCCCCGACGTGCGGGTCGAGGACGGAGCGATTGTCCTGCGGCAGAACCCCTACGGCCAGGGGGGCGTGCTGCTGACGGACCGCGAGTACGGCGATTTCGAGCTGTACCTGGAGGTCCTCCCGGATCGGGGCACCAACGGCGGCATCTTCTTCCGCTCCACGGAGAGCGGCTCGGCGTACCAGATCGAGGTGGAGGGCGCCGGCCTCGGCGGAACCGGCAACCTGCTGGGGGAGATGCTGAGGGTGACCACCGACGCCCGGGCGGAACGGCTGAGGGAGGTGTGGAAGGAGGGGAGCTGGAACTCCTTCCGCCTGCGCGTCCAGGGCGAAGTCCCCAGGATCACCCTCTGGGTGAACGAGACGTTGATGTGGGACGTGGTGGCGGAGCGAAACGACCACGTCGTCGGGGCGCGTGAGGGGCACATCGGGCTGCAGGTGCACTGGAGCAGCACCTACTCGCCGGTGCCTGGTGGAAGCTGCTGCGAGCGCTCGTGGCGCCCGGGCGCGGCGCACCGCTACCGCAACGTCTGGATCCGCGAGCTGCCATGATCGGTCGGTCGCTTCTCGCTGCGCTCTTTTTGATTCTCCTGGTCGTCGCGAACGGAGCCGGCCAGGAGCGAGTGGTGACCAACCAGCTCGGCATGGAGTTCGTGCGGATCGAGCCGGGGAGCATGGTCGTTGGGCGCTTTCAACCCACCTGCGCGGAGCCGGACCCGCAGGCGGATGCGGATCCGCGCACCGCGTGGACCGAGCAGGACTATCGCCGTTGTCGGGAGATCGTGAACCGTCAGGCATCGCCAGGATTCACGGTAACGATCCAGGAGCCTTTCTACATCGGCCGCTATGAAGTGACGCAGGACGAGTGGCGGCAGGTGATGGGGTCGAATCCCTCCTTCTTCCAGGGCGATCGGATAGAGGGAGGCTCCGGCAGGCACCCGGTGGAGAGCGTGACCTGGGAGGAGGCGCTCGCCTTCGCCAAGCGCCTCAGCGAGCTCGATCCCGAGGCCGACTACCGGCTTCCCACCGAATTCGAGTGGGAATACGCGGCCCGCGCCGGGATGGATCGCGAGCCAAGCTGGGAGGAGATCCGGGCGAGTGCCTGGATCGGCCTGGTCGACAAGGGGACTACGCAACCGGTGGGCGGGAAGGCACCGAATGCCTGGGGGCTGTACGACATGCTCGGCAACGTCTGGGAATGGGTGGCGGACTTCTACAACGGTAGAGTCTTCCCCGACCCGGAGCCGCCAACGGAAGGTGCCACCCACGTGCTGCGGGGCGGCAGCTTCCTCTCCGACGTGAAGAACGCCACCTGGTTCACGCACGCCGGAGGTCCTGGTAACGGCTTCGACGTCGGTCTCCGCCTCGTCCGCGAGGCCCACTGACGCACCCGATCGCCACTGGCCTGCTCTGGATACGGCGTGTCCGCTCTGGACAACGACCGCCGCTCGTCCCAACCTAACGTGGCCTTCCGAACGCCTCATCGGAAGCTACTCCCCCTTTTCCTGAAGCCCGTCAGAAGCCGATGAGACTTCCGTCCCTATCTGCCGGCCGCTTTCTGCTGGCCGCGATTCTCGTTCTCCTGCTCGGCTGCGATCGCTCTCGGGCCGAGCCCCGTGTTCTCGTCTTCGGCTCCCCTGATGCGGGGACGCGTGAGATGGTTGGCGTGCTCGCGGAGGAGGCGAGTCGCAACGACGTGGAGCTGCGGATGAGCAGCGATCCGGCGGTGGTCACGGAAGACAGCCTGGCCCTCTATCGCGGCTTCGTCCTCCTGAACACCTCGGCCGACGAGCTGACCCATCGTGCGCAGGCTGACCTGCGCCGCTTCATCGAGGCTGGCGGCGGGTTCCTGTTCATCGGAGCGAAGCCGGCTCGCACCTGGCCGTGGCTGGACTCGATTGCCGCGGGCCCCGAGGGTCCGGTGGAAGCCGCGGAAAACGTGTATCTGATCCGTTCTGGTACGCAGCCAGAGGACTGGCAGGACCAGGGCTTCCTCGAGCGCCTGAGGGAGGGCTTCGCGCTGGCCGCCGGCGGCGAACCGCGCTATGGACGAATCGAGTCCGAGCGTGTGCCTGACGCCAGCCGCTTCGAGCAGCAGATTCTGGTGGAGGGAACGCTGAACGAGCCGACGGAGCTCGCCGTCGCCTCCGACGGACGGGTGTTCTTCACCGAGCGGCAGGGCGCGCTGAAGCTGTACGATCCGGCAACCGGCAGTGACCGGGTGATCCACCAGTTCGACGTCTTCACCGAGGAGGAGAACGGGCTGATCGGGATCACCCTGGATCCGAACTTCGACAGCAACGGTTGGATCTACATCACCCGCACGGTGGGCGATACGCTCGACGCCCGTCATCGGGTGGCGCGCTTTACCTTCGACGGCCAAGCCATCGGCGACGAGCGCGTGCTCCTCGAGGTGCCCATCGACCGCGGTTGCTGTCACACCGGCGGGTCGATGACCTTCGACGGTCACGGCAACCTGCTCGTCTCCTTCGGCGACAACTCGAACCCCTTCGCCACCTCCTACGCCCCTCTCGACGACCGGCCCGGTCGGGAGCTGTGGGACGCGCGCCGGTCCAGCGCGAACACGCAGGACCTTCGCGGTAAGATCATCCGCATTCGCCCGCAACCGGACGGGACGTACACGATCCCTGAGGGGAACCTCTTCACGGATCCGGAACAGGGGCGCCCCGAGATCTACACCATGGGGCACCGAAACCCGTACCGGATCAGCTACGACCCGGTGCGTGATTACCTCTTCTGGGGGGATGTGGGAC
This DNA window, taken from Longimicrobiaceae bacterium, encodes the following:
- a CDS encoding formylglycine-generating enzyme family protein; this translates as MIGRSLLAALFLILLVVANGAGQERVVTNQLGMEFVRIEPGSMVVGRFQPTCAEPDPQADADPRTAWTEQDYRRCREIVNRQASPGFTVTIQEPFYIGRYEVTQDEWRQVMGSNPSFFQGDRIEGGSGRHPVESVTWEEALAFAKRLSELDPEADYRLPTEFEWEYAARAGMDREPSWEEIRASAWIGLVDKGTTQPVGGKAPNAWGLYDMLGNVWEWVADFYNGRVFPDPEPPTEGATHVLRGGSFLSDVKNATWFTHAGGPGNGFDVGLRLVREAH
- a CDS encoding DUF1080 domain-containing protein — protein: MSVLRRFTRCFRSAGAGERATRAVGRAVRGCRCAARTGARATAIVTICWSAGLAACAPSVRPPASAPPGFVSLFDGRTLNGWHVSRTSHQGTTPDVRVEDGAIVLRQNPYGQGGVLLTDREYGDFELYLEVLPDRGTNGGIFFRSTESGSAYQIEVEGAGLGGTGNLLGEMLRVTTDARAERLREVWKEGSWNSFRLRVQGEVPRITLWVNETLMWDVVAERNDHVVGAREGHIGLQVHWSSTYSPVPGGSCCERSWRPGAAHRYRNVWIRELP
- a CDS encoding PQQ-dependent sugar dehydrogenase; translation: MIVIPCFRQSMRALRPFCAALLLPAVLIGCRDRSRVAQAGGEAPEESRFTRTFVAEGLDEPMAMDFDADGRVYVIERTGGLRRIDPETGENVTLGKIPVFTDGEGGLLGILLDRDFERTRRLFLYYTAAGDERIARLSRFNLGPDGMLDPSSEKVLLSWEHDVASHMGGGMAWEPGTGNLLLAVGENSIPTQYTPIHWTEPGGRREDSQRTAANTNDLRGKILRIHPEEDGSYTIPEGNLFPPGTPGTRPEIYTMGNRNPWRISFDSERGSLHWGEIGPDAGRDSAGIGPRGYDEFNVATGPGNFGWPYFIGYNLAYNSYDRETGTYGPPFDPEHPQNLSPNNTGLRDLPPAQPAVLAYPYAVSEEFPQLSSGGRAAVGGPVFRKADFADAPRPFPDYYEGGWFVVDFVRNWIMVLRLNDELTRVVSMERFLPRERYNMPIDMRFSPLGDLYVLEYGAAPSGRLSRISYNAGNRPPVVTLAADRTAGAVPLRVALSTAGTVDPDGDELSFDWELTAPGTASGASPSLRGERPELTLTEPGEYRVRLVGTDPGGASDTASLVILAGNEPPSVDLTITAGNRSFYFVGDTIAYTVDVADQEDGSLSQGGIAAAAVDVTLEFLPSGISGEDLEGIDSVPATVSMRKARAEGIMAGSDCAACHSVDAPLVGPAFGQVAERYREDPQAIPYLTQKIIAGGSGVWGDVPMPAHPGLSTAQARTLAEYVLSLGDEASGPLPIPPRGSVVLDPGEPARPGSAYLLRASYTDQGAPGAAPIREAQTILLRYPRFAPEEADSISEGTSFTPSTNDPGFIINADGAHLGFRGVDLEGIGAIEVGALTRFYTWSHFIGGSMEVRLDAVDGSLIGGPVELVPPPPPAPRGDPGQAAPSAGMVLGADLEPPTRIPIRATTGLHDVYIVFRNPDARETDALMLLRSIEFLRGEPGQ